GTAGCGTTCGATGCGCAGGACCTCGCGCCCGACCACCTGCAGCACGACGCGGACCGGTCCCGTCTCGCACGCCCTCCCTGCCCGCTCGGGTCCGGCCCCCTCCGACTCGCGAACATACCACGCATCCTGCCCGACCCGAAACCAGCCGCGCCCGTCGCCGCAGGCATCGGGTCGCGACGGGAAGTCGAACTCCACGCGCCCGTCACGCACCGCCGCCACGCGACGCTCGAGCGTCCCTCCCTGCGCGCGCACCGCCTGGACGATGAGCAGTCCGAGTCCGGCCGCGCCGAGGACGACCGTCCGCGCGTTCACTTGTCGATCAGCTCGAGGAGGAGCTGCGTCGTGCGCGGGTCCTTCTTGTTGTTGAGGGCGCCGATCGCCGCGCGGCGGAGCTGCGGGTCGGTGCCCGTGCGCACGATCTCGATGAGCTTGTCCGTGGCCTCGGGCTCCTCGCGCCGGCCGAGGAGGGAGACGATCTCGCTCCTCATGCTACGGCTGGACGCGCCGTCGTAGAGACGGCCCAACTGCGCGATGGGGAGGTCGCGGCCGAGGCGCGAGAGGATGCTCGCGCGCACCTCGGCTGGCTCCTCCTCGCGCTGGACCATCTGCGTGAGCCAGTTCGTAGTGGCCTCATCCCCCGACCGGGCGAGCACGGCCGCGGCGGCCGACTTGAGGCGGCTGGTCTCGAGCTTGGGGTAGACGCCACGCAGCCAGGCCGCGTCCTCTGGCGAGATACGGCGGTCATCCTCATCCCATCGCGCGATGCCGAAGCCTTCGCCACTCACCGTGTAGGCCATGGGGCGCTGCCCGGCGCGCACACCTGCCGCACGCGCGTCGGCGAGCGCCGCCGCGCGCTCCTCGGCGACGACGGCCTCGGCCTCGTAGCGCGCCTCGGCCGATGCCATGGCGCGCGGCGTGGGCGCCGGCCGCGGAGCGGGCGCGGGGCGCGCGGCAGGCGCGACCGGGGCGGGCGGCGCGGCCGGGGCCACCGGAACGGTGGTCAGCGCGTTGAGACTCTGCCCGAACTGCTCGGCACGCAACACCTCCGCGCAGTCACCGGCGCAGGAGTAGCTGAACCCGAGGCCGGTGGAGACACCAGCGCGGCGGTCGAAGCTCCCGATCGCCTCCACGCGGAGGCGTTCCGGTGCGGTCGTGCGCTCGACGAGCGCCCGGATGGCCGACTTCGCCTTCGGGTTCGTCATGCTCCCGAGGGTACGGACAGCGCTTCGCTGCACGTTCGCGTCGGTCTCGTTGCGCACGATGCCGTCGAGCGTCGCGACCACGTCGTCGGAGTTCGCCTCCGCGAGATACCCGATGGCGTCGATGCGCACCGAGGCCGCCGGATCGTTCCTGGCGACATCGAGGAGCTTGGCACGCGCCGCCGCGTCGTCCTTCCGCCCGAGGATGTGCACCGCACTCGAGCGGAGCGACACCGAGCAGTCGTCACGCCGGTCGAGGACGCGGGAGAGGATCGGCGTCGCGGCCGCCGGATCGTTGCGCATTAGTTGGCTCAGGGCCGAGGCGCGCACCGAGAGTTCCTCGCTATCGCAGCTTCCGGCAGTGCTGGCGGTGGCCTGTGACTGCACCCGGCCGCGTGCCGAGGCATCGCCTCGGGCGGCGAGCGCCCCCGCGACGCGCGTCGCGAGCTGCTCCGCCTCTTCGGCGTTCCCCGCGCGCGGGAAGCGGGACTTCCGTGCGTCGAGCGCCGTGAGTGCCTCACGGAGTTCCGTGACCCCGCCGATGCGATAGAGCGCGAAGGCCTGCCAGTAGAGCGCGTCGGCGGCGTACGCCGACGCCGGCTGCCGCGCGGCGACCTGCCCGAAGAGGGTCGCCGAGCGACGCCACTCGCCGCGATTGAGCTGCGTACGCGCCGCGCGATAGACGGAGTCGGCGGGGTCCTGCGGGAAGTCCGCGGCGAAGCGCGGGAGTCGGGCCTCGTCGGCTGACTGTGCCCAGGTGCTCGCGACGAGCGCGCGCGGGGTCGGCGCGGTGCGGGCCCCGGACGGAACAGGCGGCACGGGCGACGGCGCGGGGGCCGCGGGCGCGACCGGTGGCGCGGGCGTCCACCCCGACTGCTGCGCAGCGAGCGCGACGGGGAGGGCGGCGATCAGGAGAAGGGATCGGATGGTCATGGGTTCCTCAGTATCCGGAGGCGATGTAGGTCGCGGCGACGGTCCGCAGGCGCGGCACGACGTCGCGTTCGGACATCGCCTCGGCGATGAAGGTCAGTTCGTCGGCGCGGGGCGCCGGGCGAAGGCTCGCGACCTGCGCGAGGACGAGTTCGAGGTCCTCGAGCAGCGCGCGCAGCTTGGGATCGGTGGCGGCGGGGGAGTCGAGCAGGAGTCGCGTGGTGCTGAGCAGTTGCTGCGCGTCGGCGACGAAGCGCGCGTCGCCGCCGAGCCCGGCCGATCGCGTGCGGGGCAGCGAGTCGAGGAGCGCGACCGTGCGGGCAACGTACTCGTAGGTGGCGCGCTGCAAGGGCTCGGCGACGTTCCCGGCCGTCGGCGTCAGCGCGGGCGACAGGTCGCCGACCATCGGTGGCGCGATCACGATCGGGGTGGCGGTGAACCGTCCGATCCCCACGCCGATGAGCAGCGTGGCCGCGAGGCCCGCGGCCGGCGCCAGCCAGCCGCGGCGGTGCCGGCGGCTGGGCGTGGCGTCGAGCACGAGCACCTCCGCGCCGACCGGCGCGAGCGCGCGCGGGGCGTCGAAATGCTCGGCCTCGATGCGCGGCCAGAGCGCGTCGAGATCCGCGGCCGGGGGGACGCGATAGCTCTCGCGCGCCGTCCGCATCAGGTCATCCAGGTGGTCGTCCATCGGATCGTGCGTCATCGGTCCGCCGTCATCTGAAGTCATGTTCTGAAGTCCTGCAGCGATTCGCGCAGTCGCGCCCTCGCCTCGAACAGGCGTGCCTTGCTGGTCCCTTCGGCCACGCCGAGCATCGTACCGATCTCGGCGTGGGTGTAGCCCTCGAGGTCGTGCAATAGCACCGTCATCCGCAGGCCGTCGGGCAGCGCGTCGATCGCCGCGTGCAGTCGAGCCGTGAGATCCGGATCCGCTTCGCGCGCCGGCGCGGCGTGCGCATCCGCATCCTCCAGCACCTCCTCCCGCTCACGGATCCGTTTCACCTTCCGCATGGAGTTGAGCGCGGTGGTGACGGCGATCCGGTGCAACCACGTCGTGAAGGCCGACTCGCCGCGGAAGGTCGCGAGCTGCGCGAAGGCCCGGACGAAGACGTCCTGCACCAGGTCGCACGCCAGCTCCTCGTCGCCGCAGATGCGATAGGCGAGCCGATGCACGCGCCTGGCGTGCCGGTCGTAGAGCATCCGCGCGGCGATCCGATCGCCCGCGAGGATGCGGACGATGAGGCCCGGATCGTCCGATCCCGGGTCCGGTGCGTGGAGGGCGATGGCTGAGGTCGTCATCGGTGACGCGGGGTTGGACACAGGGGGTCCGAAAAGCGTTGGGGGGGCCGCTCGTCCATAGGATACGTCCTCATCTCCGGAGCAACCGCCCATGGTCCCCCGCCCCGCCCGCCCGTCCCGGCGCCGCCCCCCCGTCCTCGTCGCGACGCTCGTCGGCGCCCTCCTCCTCGCCTGCGGCGAGAAGGCCCCGCAGAGCGAGGTCCCGGCGACCCCGGCCGACGCGCACATCTTCGCGCACGAGCCGAGCGGCGTGGGGCTCGAGCTGCCGGCGCTCTGGGCGGGGCGCTATCGCACGACCGATTCGATCACCGCGCCGGTCCAGGGCCTCGAGCGGGAGCTTCGCATGCGGCTCATCCGGGGCGATTCGTCACTGGTCGCCGAGCCGCTGCTCGTCGTCCGCGTCTTCTCGAATGCCGGCTGGGATGCCGTCCCGCCGGACTCGGCGGGCGCCTGGTGGGGGACCGTGGTCGCGAAGGACGCGGCGCGGACGGTGGCAGTGCGGCCAGCGCCGGGGAACCCGCTCGCCGCCGATCAGCCGGACGCGGCGACCTTCGACTCGCTCATGATCTCGCTGCTCGGGCGGCAGATGAAGGCGTCGCTGCGGGCGCCTCGATGATGAAGGAGGAAGGGTGAAGGAGGAAGGAGTCGCACCCTTCACCCTTCGCCCTTGAGCCTTCAGCCTGCCCTGTCCCGCCGCACCTGCAGCTTCTTCCCCTTGATCGTCGTCGCGTTCAGTCCGGCGACGATCGTGTCGGCCATGTTCGCCGGCACCTCGACGATCGAGTGGCGGTCCCAGATGGTGATCGCGCCGATCGCGCTCGAATCGAGCCCGAGTTCGTTCGTGATGGCGCCGACGAGGTCGCCCGGCCGGATCTTGAGCTTCCGGCCCGCACCGACGTAGAGCTTCGCGACCTCCCACCCTGGCGTCGGACGCTTCGCCTTCGGGCCCTCCTTCGCCACCTTCTCGAGCTTCCGCTCCTTCCGCACCGCCTCGCGCTCGCGCGCCGGGTGCTTCTCCTTGTGGGTCGCGGCCGTCGGGATCTCCGGTTCGTTCTTGTCCGGTTCGCCCGCAGTCTGCTTGATCGCCGCCGCCGCGATGTCCATCAGCTCGAACTCCTCGGCGAGCGCGGCCACCACCGGCCGCCACTGCTCGAGTCCGCCGCCGAGGATCACCTCGCGCAGCGCGGCCTGCGTGAGCTCCATCCGCCGCGACTTGAGGTCGGCGACCGTCGGGAGCTGCGCGACCTCGATCGGCACCTTCGTGACGCGCTCGATGTTCTTGAGCATCCAGTGCTCGCGCGGCTCGGCGAGCGTGATCGCGATCCCCGCGCGCCCGGCACGCCCCGTACGGCCGATGCGATGGACATAGCTCTCCGTCGCCGACGGCACGTCGTAGTTGAAGACGTGCGAGACATGGGAGACGTCGAGCCCGCGCGCCGCGACGTCGGTCGCGATGAGCAGCTCGCTCGTGTGTGCGCGGAACTTCTTCATCACGCGATCACGCTGCTCCTGCGAGAGCCCGCCATGCAGCGCCTCGGCGTGGTAGCCGCGCCCGTTGAGCGTCTCGGTGAGTTCGTCCACCTCGGTGCGCGTGCGGCAGAAGACGATCGCACTCGACGGCTGCTCCACGTCGAGGATCCGCGCCAGCGCGGCCTGCTTGTGTGCGCGCGAGACGACGTACGCGATCTGCCGCACCTTCGCGACGTTCCCCGCCTTCACCGCGGCGGTGTCGATCCTGATCACCTGCGGATCGCGCAGGTGCTTCTTGGCGATCTCGGCGATGCGCGGGGCGAGGGTCGCCGAGAAGAGCGCGACCTGCTTCTCCGCCGGCGTCGCGGCGAGGATCGCCTCGAGGTCCTCGGCGAATCCCATGTCGAGCATCTCGTCGGCCTCGTCGAGCACGACCATCTTGACGTGCGCGAGGTGCACCGTCTTGCGGCGGATGTGATCGAGGGCCCGGCCCGGCGTGGCGATGACGACGTCCGCGCCGCGCTTGAGCGAGCGGATCTGCGTCTCCATCGACGCGCCGCCGTAGATGGGCACCGCCACCGCGCCGAGTCCCTTGCCGTAGCGATGGATCGCCTCGGCGACCTGCATGGCGAGTTCGCGCGTGGGCACGAGCACGAGCGCCGCGGTGCGTTCGCGCGGCGGCGCATCGGGGGAGAGCTTGTGGAGGAGCGGGAGCGCGAAGGCGGCCGTCTTGCCCGTCCCCGTCGCAGCCTGGGCGAGCACGTCGCGCCCGGCGAGCATCGGCGGGATCGCCGCGCTCTGGATGGGCGTCGGCTCCTCGTAGCCCAGCGCGGTGAGCGCGGTGAGCACGCGCGGGTCGAGGTCGAGCGACGTGAAACCGGCCATGGGTCCTTCGGGGCGAGAGGGCATCGGTAAAGATAACCTCGACGGCCCGGTCCCTCGCATGCTCCCGCCCGCCGCGCCCTGCTCAGGCCAGCGGCAGGTCCCGTTCGGCACCGGAGATCTCGTCATGCAGCGCCCGGACCGCGTCGGCCTGCGGATCGACGGGCCCCTCGCCGAATTCCGCGACGAAGCGGCAGCTCGCGTGCCCCTTCGAGGCCCGTTCGTACATGGCCACCCACCCTTCGCGCTGCGGCATCCGCTCGGGCTTGATCGGCCAAGCCGCGTTCGCCGGTCCCAGGTGCGTGCTGATGCCCACACGCCAAGGCTTGGGACTCACACGCGCGCGGAAGCAGCGCTGCCGCGTGCACATCATGTCGTAGATGGGATCCACGCCGAGCGCGTCGAAGCACTGTGCGACCTGGGGATCGTCGCTGGCATACGTGCGGTGCACCGCGAGGAGCCGGAACCCCGCCGGCGTCCGGTAGAGCCGCCACCGGGCGCGCGGTTGGCTCGCCGCCCAGGAGCGGATGCGCTCCTCGGCGGCGACCCACGGATCCTGTGCCAACTTCGGTGCGACGAATCGCAGCAGGCCGCCGAAGGTGTTGCGCATCGTGGCCGCGAACCCCTCGGTGCGCACGTCGACGTCGGCGAAGAGCACGTTCGGCGTGTTGAGGCAGCGCGCGCCGTAGCTGTTGCGCGTGATGATCGTCTCGCCGTGCCGCTCGAGGATCTCCTCGCGGATGGGCACGCCGTCAGCGCCATTGTAGGCGCGCTTGTACTCGAAGCGGGCCGTCGTCCCGCTCGCCTTGAACGCGGCGAACGCCTCGCGGGCGCGGTCATCGGCGTGCGCCTGCGCGGCGGCCTGGCTCTCGTCCGACCAGCCGAAGCGACGGATGGTGACCTGCTTCCCGTCGCGTCTCTCGTGGACGCGGCCCTCGGCCCAGAAAGCTGGGACGATCAACCTGCGGCCCCGTAGGCCTGCCGGAGCCAGGCGATGAGTTCGTCGTCAGCCCCCGTGGCATCCTCCAGCCGCACGCGATGGGTGCACATGCTGTTCCAACTGCCGGCCGACTCGAGCCGTCCCGAGGCGGCGACACCCTTCAGCACGAGCCCGACGTCCATCCGCGTCGCGGTGGAGGGCTGGATGAGACCGAACTGCTTCGCCCGACGCAGGCTGACGTACGCCTTCTTCGGGGCGAACTCGACATCGGGGCCGAAGCCGCCGATCGCCTTCGCCAGCGCGTCGTACCACGGCTTGAGGGTGGCCTTCGCCCCCGCGTACTGCTCCGCGACCAGGTCGCCGACGTCGGCGTTGATCGCCCCCGTGTCGAGGTACATGTGCGCGACGAGATTCGCGTACCCGTGCCCCAGCCCATGCTCGGTCTTGAGGTACGCCACGATCTTCCCGTGCTTCGTCTCCGCGCTCGTCTGCGCGAGCTTCTTCCACGCGTCGAGATCCTTCCCCGTCTTGGCCTTGAGGTTCGCGATCATCGACTGGGTCTCCGCATTCGGGTCGGCCACCGGAGCCTCCTACGCCTTCGCCGGCGCGCGCACGCCATACCGCTGCGTCGCGAAGCCGACGATGAGGCCCACCAGCGATCCCGGGATGAGGATCTCCCAGAAGTAGACGGCGCCCGTGCTCGGATCCTTCGCCATGGCGAACGGCAGGGCGAAGAGCGCGCCCATCGCCAACCCGAAGAGCACGCCGGCCGTGAGGTTGCTCACCTTGCGCGAGAACCAGCCGATCAACAGCCCGGCCACGAGTCCCTTGCTCATCGAGCCGAGCACGATCCCCACGATCTGCGTTGCCACCTCCGGCGCCGAGACGAGAGCCGTGAGTCCGTCGAGCGCACCGAGCACCGTGCCGAGCAGCAATCCCAGCAACACCTTGTTCATCTCGCCTCCAGAGAGTACGGCGACGCGACATGCGCCCCGTTCCGTCCCTTCTGCCGTTCGGTGCGCCATCCTTTGGATCCCGTCAGATCCCCCTCCAGAAGAGGATCACCGTCCGTACCGCCGCATACGTCAGGAGCAGGAGGATCGCGACCTGATGCCGACGCGCGAACCGCCAGGCGACCTCGAGCGGCCCCTCATGGTGTGCCGAAACGGGCTCCCCGTCCAGCCATCGGCGCAGATCGTCGGCGAAGGCGAGCACGTCGGGATACCGGCGGACCGCCTCCGGGTCCGTCGCGCGCGTCACGACCGCCTTGAGGGCCCGCGGCACCGGGTCGTCGTGCACCGCGAGCGCCTCGCGGAGCATCACACCGAGCGAATAGACGTCCGCGCGCGCATCCACCGCCGCTCCGGCCGCCTGTTCCGGCGCCATGTAGCCAGGGGTGCCCACGGCCGTGCCGGCGGCGGTGAGGTCACGAGGCGCATCCATCACTGACTCGACGTTCACGATGCACGGGCTCGAAGCCGAGTGGATCGGCGACTCCTCGCCGAGCAGCTTCGCCACGCCCCAGTCGAGGACGAGCACCTCGCCGAACCGCCCGATCATGACGTTCCCGGGCTTGAGGTCGCGATGCACGATGCCCTGTCCATGCGCGAACGCCACCGCTTCGGCAACGCGGCGCAGCGTGCGGAGCAGTTCGCTCCTCGAGATCCCCGACCGCGCGTGGTGGTCGAGGCGGGCCCCGTCGATGAGGCGCATCACGTAGTACGCGCGACCATCCTCGAGCAGGCCCGCGTCATGGATGGCGACGATGCCCGGGTGCTCGAGGCGTGCGAGGATTCGCGACTCGCGGAGGAGACGTTCAGCATTCACGCCCGCCGAGGATTCTCGCGCGAGGAGCTTGATCGCGACCTCGCGGCCGAGCCGCTCGTCCACCGCCCGATGGACCTCACCCATCCCGCCGCGGCCAATCAACCCGGAGAGCACGTAGCGGTCGGCGATACGCGCGGGGACCGCGAGTTGCTCGCGAATACGCGCAAGAGCGCCGTCGGCGATAGGTGGCGAGGCGACCCTGTCGCTCACGGAGCCTCGCCCGTGAGCGCGCGCACCTCGTCGCGATACTCGGCCTCTCCCCCCGTCAACAGTCGCAGCGTCGCCAGCACGTGCTCGCGCATCCGGCGCCGTGCCCAGGCGAGATGGTTCGTCACCTGAGTGACGGGTTCGCCGTGCTCGACGGCGAGTGACGCGTACGTAGGGCGCTCAGCGTCCGGGAGGTCAGTCAGGTCGTAGCGCGCATAGAGCCGCCAGGCGACGTCCTTGTCCTCTGCGAGACATTCCTCGCGTAGCCGCTCGACCGCGATCGCGAGGACGCTCCGCGCCCACTCGCGCTCGAAGTGGCGTTCGATCTCGTCCGGCGCCCCGAGCAGGGGCTCGACCTCATCGAGGGAGAGGTGTTCGACGGCGCCGCCGCGCTTGAGTCGGCGCGCATCCCGGCGCGCCGAGCGCACGAACTCGTCGAGACACCCACGCAGGAAGGGCCGGAATCGACCGCGCGCCGGATCGTAGCGGCGGAACCATCCCTTCTCGACGGCCGACGCGAGGAAGTCATGGGTGAGATCCTCCGCATCCTCGGGCTCGAGATGCCAGCGCAACCCGAGCAGCGCAGCCACGGGCGCGCGATAGACGCGGCAGATGAGGTCGAGCGCGCGTCCCCGGTCGGCTTCCTCATCCGAGGCCAGCGCCGCGACAAGAGTGTCGCGCGTCTCCGGAAGTCGCGCGCTCACCCCGCCTGAGGTGCCGCGTGCCCCTGCATCCGCCGCAGATCCCGGAACCCGATCATCCGCTTGTTCGCTTCGTCCCACAGCGTGAGCCGGAGCGAGCGCCACGCGGTCCAGAAGGTCAGGACCGGCGCCTCGGTGAAGATCGGATTCTCCTCGTGCGCGCGCTTGAGCCGATAGTTCGGGATCTTGGGGCCGAGGTGATGCACATGGTGCAGGCCGATGTGCCCCGTGAACCAGTTCATCCAGCCGGGGAGGCGCAGGTGCGACGAACCGGTGATCGCCGCGGTCGCATAGTCCCAGTGCTGCCCGCGCTCCCAGTACGCCTCTTCGAACTGGTGCTGCACGTAGAAGAGCCAGATGCCGAACGCGCCAGCGAGGTACATCGCGGGATAATAGATGAGGAAGACCGACTTCCACCCGGCGACGAGCACGAAGAGCCAGGTGAGGCCCACGAGCGCGAAGTTGGTCATCCAGATGTTCCACTGCTGCTTGGCACCGGTGGCGGGGCCGTTGAGCTTGAAGCGCTGCAGGAGCATCAGGTGCAGTGGCCCGATGCCGAAGAGCACGAACGGATGACGGTACATGCGGTACTTGAGCTGCCCGAAGCGGGAGAGCTTGCCGTACTCCTCGACCGTCAGCGTCGTGATGTCCCCGAAGCCGCGATGATCGAGGTCACCCGCCGAGGCGTGGTGGATCGCGTGCTCGCGACGCCACTGCGCGAAGGGCGTGAAGGTGAGCACGCCGGTGACGAACCCGACGGTGTCGTTCGCCTTGTTCCACGGCAGGAAGCTGCCGTGGGCGCAGTCATGCATGATGATGAACGTGCGCGTCAGCATTCCCGTGATCGGGAGGATCATGAGCACGGCCGCCCAGGGCGCGCGGCCCATGAGCCAGTGCGCGACCCAGAGCGCGGCGCAGAGGAGGCCGAGCGTCACCACCACCTGGCGCATGGAGCGGATCGCGTCCGGACCGGAGTAGCGGCCGATGATCTTGCGCCACTCGCTCGCCTCGAAGCGCCGGATGGGTCCGGGATTCGTACCCTGTGCCTTCGCCATCGCATGCGCTCCCGTTTGGGGTCTGTATACGCTGTACGCTCGACCGGGCCGAACCGCTGGCCGGACGGTCAGTTGATGCTGTTCAGCGTTATGTTGAAGACGAGGATGGAGTTCCCCGGGATACCACCGGTGCCGGAACTGCCATAGCCCAGATGCGGCGGGATGATCACCTGCCGAACGCCACCGACGCGCATGCCGCGCACGCCCTCGTCGTAGCCGGGGATGACCGCGCCCGTCCCGGTGTTGAAGGTGAACGTGCCGCTGTCGAACTCGAGCCCCGAGCGCAGGTAGCCCACGTACGCGTTGGTCAGGGAGACGACCCCGGTGGCAGGCACGGTCGCGCCGCTCCCCACGGTGATGTCCCGGTAGTAGAGCCCGGTGGACGTCTTGGTGGAGTTCGCGAGGTCTACGCCGAGCGACGCCGCGAAGTTCGCGGTCTCGATGTCCGGGGCCATGGGTCCCGATTCGGT
This window of the Gemmatimonadota bacterium genome carries:
- a CDS encoding HEAT repeat domain-containing protein, coding for MTIRSLLLIAALPVALAAQQSGWTPAPPVAPAAPAPSPVPPVPSGARTAPTPRALVASTWAQSADEARLPRFAADFPQDPADSVYRAARTQLNRGEWRRSATLFGQVAARQPASAYAADALYWQAFALYRIGGVTELREALTALDARKSRFPRAGNAEEAEQLATRVAGALAARGDASARGRVQSQATASTAGSCDSEELSVRASALSQLMRNDPAAATPILSRVLDRRDDCSVSLRSSAVHILGRKDDAAARAKLLDVARNDPAASVRIDAIGYLAEANSDDVVATLDGIVRNETDANVQRSAVRTLGSMTNPKAKSAIRALVERTTAPERLRVEAIGSFDRRAGVSTGLGFSYSCAGDCAEVLRAEQFGQSLNALTTVPVAPAAPPAPVAPAARPAPAPRPAPTPRAMASAEARYEAEAVVAEERAAALADARAAGVRAGQRPMAYTVSGEGFGIARWDEDDRRISPEDAAWLRGVYPKLETSRLKSAAAAVLARSGDEATTNWLTQMVQREEEPAEVRASILSRLGRDLPIAQLGRLYDGASSRSMRSEIVSLLGRREEPEATDKLIEIVRTGTDPQLRRAAIGALNNKKDPRTTQLLLELIDK
- a CDS encoding sigma-70 family RNA polymerase sigma factor → MTTSAIALHAPDPGSDDPGLIVRILAGDRIAARMLYDRHARRVHRLAYRICGDEELACDLVQDVFVRAFAQLATFRGESAFTTWLHRIAVTTALNSMRKVKRIREREEVLEDADAHAAPAREADPDLTARLHAAIDALPDGLRMTVLLHDLEGYTHAEIGTMLGVAEGTSKARLFEARARLRESLQDFRT
- a CDS encoding DEAD/DEAH box helicase gives rise to the protein MPSRPEGPMAGFTSLDLDPRVLTALTALGYEEPTPIQSAAIPPMLAGRDVLAQAATGTGKTAAFALPLLHKLSPDAPPRERTAALVLVPTRELAMQVAEAIHRYGKGLGAVAVPIYGGASMETQIRSLKRGADVVIATPGRALDHIRRKTVHLAHVKMVVLDEADEMLDMGFAEDLEAILAATPAEKQVALFSATLAPRIAEIAKKHLRDPQVIRIDTAAVKAGNVAKVRQIAYVVSRAHKQAALARILDVEQPSSAIVFCRTRTEVDELTETLNGRGYHAEALHGGLSQEQRDRVMKKFRAHTSELLIATDVAARGLDVSHVSHVFNYDVPSATESYVHRIGRTGRAGRAGIAITLAEPREHWMLKNIERVTKVPIEVAQLPTVADLKSRRMELTQAALREVILGGGLEQWRPVVAALAEEFELMDIAAAAIKQTAGEPDKNEPEIPTAATHKEKHPAREREAVRKERKLEKVAKEGPKAKRPTPGWEVAKLYVGAGRKLKIRPGDLVGAITNELGLDSSAIGAITIWDRHSIVEVPANMADTIVAGLNATTIKGKKLQVRRDRAG
- a CDS encoding DUF4287 domain-containing protein; translated protein: MIANLKAKTGKDLDAWKKLAQTSAETKHGKIVAYLKTEHGLGHGYANLVAHMYLDTGAINADVGDLVAEQYAGAKATLKPWYDALAKAIGGFGPDVEFAPKKAYVSLRRAKQFGLIQPSTATRMDVGLVLKGVAASGRLESAGSWNSMCTHRVRLEDATGADDELIAWLRQAYGAAG
- a CDS encoding serine/threonine protein kinase; translation: MSDRVASPPIADGALARIREQLAVPARIADRYVLSGLIGRGGMGEVHRAVDERLGREVAIKLLARESSAGVNAERLLRESRILARLEHPGIVAIHDAGLLEDGRAYYVMRLIDGARLDHHARSGISRSELLRTLRRVAEAVAFAHGQGIVHRDLKPGNVMIGRFGEVLVLDWGVAKLLGEESPIHSASSPCIVNVESVMDAPRDLTAAGTAVGTPGYMAPEQAAGAAVDARADVYSLGVMLREALAVHDDPVPRALKAVVTRATDPEAVRRYPDVLAFADDLRRWLDGEPVSAHHEGPLEVAWRFARRHQVAILLLLTYAAVRTVILFWRGI
- a CDS encoding sigma-70 family RNA polymerase sigma factor; protein product: MSARLPETRDTLVAALASDEEADRGRALDLICRVYRAPVAALLGLRWHLEPEDAEDLTHDFLASAVEKGWFRRYDPARGRFRPFLRGCLDEFVRSARRDARRLKRGGAVEHLSLDEVEPLLGAPDEIERHFEREWARSVLAIAVERLREECLAEDKDVAWRLYARYDLTDLPDAERPTYASLAVEHGEPVTQVTNHLAWARRRMREHVLATLRLLTGGEAEYRDEVRALTGEAP
- a CDS encoding fatty acid desaturase codes for the protein MAKAQGTNPGPIRRFEASEWRKIIGRYSGPDAIRSMRQVVVTLGLLCAALWVAHWLMGRAPWAAVLMILPITGMLTRTFIIMHDCAHGSFLPWNKANDTVGFVTGVLTFTPFAQWRREHAIHHASAGDLDHRGFGDITTLTVEEYGKLSRFGQLKYRMYRHPFVLFGIGPLHLMLLQRFKLNGPATGAKQQWNIWMTNFALVGLTWLFVLVAGWKSVFLIYYPAMYLAGAFGIWLFYVQHQFEEAYWERGQHWDYATAAITGSSHLRLPGWMNWFTGHIGLHHVHHLGPKIPNYRLKRAHEENPIFTEAPVLTFWTAWRSLRLTLWDEANKRMIGFRDLRRMQGHAAPQAG
- a CDS encoding FKBP-type peptidyl-prolyl cis-trans isomerase; its protein translation is MRRLLLVLPLVAALAFVACTESGPMAPDIETANFAASLGVDLANSTKTSTGLYYRDITVGSGATVPATGVVSLTNAYVGYLRSGLEFDSGTFTFNTGTGAVIPGYDEGVRGMRVGGVRQVIIPPHLGYGSSGTGGIPGNSILVFNITLNSIN